One region of Candidatus Abyssobacteria bacterium SURF_5 genomic DNA includes:
- a CDS encoding ATP-dependent Clp protease proteolytic subunit encodes MANLIPYVQEITPHGMRTMDLYSRLLGERIIMLTGEVNDQVADLITAQMFYLESEDPGKDIRFYINSPGGAVTAGLAIYDAMQYVRSDVATICLGQAASMGAVLLAGGAAGKRIAMPNARVMIHQPLGGAQGQISDMEIHVKEGKRLKQRLNEILVHHTGRSMDIIQRDTDRDFFLTAEEAKTYGIVDQIAVRQGERG; translated from the coding sequence GCATGCGTACGATGGACCTGTATTCGCGCCTTTTGGGAGAACGCATTATTATGCTGACTGGAGAAGTCAACGATCAGGTGGCGGACCTCATAACCGCTCAGATGTTCTATCTCGAAAGCGAGGACCCGGGAAAGGATATCAGGTTCTATATCAACAGCCCGGGCGGGGCCGTCACCGCAGGGCTTGCCATCTATGACGCGATGCAGTATGTGCGCTCCGACGTCGCCACCATCTGTCTCGGGCAGGCCGCCTCGATGGGAGCGGTCCTGCTGGCAGGCGGTGCGGCGGGAAAACGAATTGCCATGCCCAACGCAAGGGTCATGATCCATCAGCCGCTTGGCGGCGCGCAGGGCCAGATTTCCGATATGGAAATACATGTGAAGGAAGGCAAGCGCCTCAAGCAGCGGCTAAATGAGATACTGGTTCATCATACCGGCCGGTCGATGGACATAATCCAGCGTGACACCGACCGCGACTTTTTTTTGACCGCCGAAGAGGCGAAAACGTACGGAATCGTGGACCAGATAGCGGTGCG